The following coding sequences are from one Mycolicibacterium aichiense window:
- a CDS encoding glycosyltransferase family 39 protein gives MSITLRPERVLDDEQRRGAPARPRDAVWVAVFATALSAAGAARPSLWFDEAATISASTRPIPDLWRMLGNIDAVHGFYYLLMHGWFAVFPATEFWSRLSSAVAVGVAAAGVVVLGRLLSTRSVAVTAGLVFAILPRVTWAGMEARSYALTMVAGVWLTVLCVIALRRNRPRWWAGYAVAAIAATLLNVFTILLLPVHAVMVATMAQSRSARWRWVLAAAAVCAAACPFLIFTQSQLFQVGWISPLSGRTTGMILVDQYFDRSLSVAVLCALLGLAGLVSWRRAGWRPRRLVVIALAWIVLPTVAVLGYSVLREPVYYPRYLSFTAPAMALLLGLCIVALGRRSRAWITALLVVFAVAATPNYLAQRGPYSKEGMDYSQVADVIARYAAPGDCLVMDNSTAWKPGPIRPLIAARPAAFAKLRDYGRGPTGIQRNMLWDAHIAVWMWADEMPGCPAIWTVSEYDKSLPRHEQGPALHAGPRLGRAMAYQVPYRFGFRIVERWQFNFAQVTKSIR, from the coding sequence GTGAGTATCACCCTTCGACCCGAGCGGGTCCTCGACGACGAGCAGCGGCGCGGCGCACCCGCGCGACCGCGCGACGCCGTATGGGTGGCGGTGTTCGCCACTGCGCTCAGCGCCGCCGGGGCGGCGCGCCCATCGCTGTGGTTTGACGAGGCCGCCACGATCTCGGCGTCCACCCGGCCGATACCCGACTTATGGCGGATGCTCGGCAACATCGACGCCGTTCACGGCTTCTACTACCTGCTCATGCACGGTTGGTTTGCGGTGTTCCCCGCGACCGAGTTCTGGTCGCGGTTGTCCAGTGCCGTGGCCGTCGGCGTGGCGGCCGCCGGGGTCGTGGTGCTGGGCCGCCTTCTGTCGACCCGCTCGGTCGCGGTCACCGCAGGTCTGGTTTTCGCGATCCTCCCTCGCGTCACGTGGGCCGGGATGGAGGCCCGTTCCTACGCATTGACCATGGTCGCCGGAGTGTGGCTGACGGTGCTGTGTGTGATCGCGCTGCGCCGCAACCGCCCGAGATGGTGGGCTGGATACGCGGTCGCCGCGATCGCCGCCACGCTGTTGAACGTCTTCACGATCTTGTTACTCCCGGTACACGCGGTGATGGTCGCGACCATGGCTCAATCCAGATCGGCGCGGTGGCGCTGGGTGCTGGCAGCGGCTGCCGTCTGCGCGGCGGCGTGCCCGTTCCTGATCTTCACGCAGAGCCAGCTGTTCCAGGTGGGATGGATCTCGCCGCTGAGTGGCCGAACCACCGGAATGATCCTGGTAGACCAGTACTTTGACCGTTCACTTTCTGTCGCGGTGCTGTGCGCGCTGCTAGGTCTCGCCGGCCTGGTGTCGTGGCGGCGGGCCGGGTGGCGCCCACGACGTCTGGTCGTGATCGCTCTGGCGTGGATCGTGCTGCCCACCGTTGCCGTGCTTGGCTATTCGGTGTTGCGCGAGCCGGTCTACTACCCGCGCTACCTGTCGTTCACGGCTCCCGCCATGGCTCTTCTCCTGGGGCTGTGCATCGTGGCGCTCGGCCGCCGTTCTCGTGCATGGATCACCGCCCTACTCGTGGTGTTCGCGGTCGCGGCGACGCCGAACTATCTGGCTCAACGTGGGCCTTATTCCAAGGAAGGCATGGACTACAGCCAGGTCGCCGACGTCATCGCCCGGTATGCGGCACCGGGCGACTGCCTTGTGATGGACAACTCGACGGCGTGGAAGCCCGGCCCGATCCGGCCGCTGATCGCCGCGCGACCCGCGGCATTCGCCAAACTGCGCGACTACGGCCGCGGCCCGACCGGCATCCAACGAAACATGTTGTGGGACGCCCACATCGCCGTCTGGATGTGGGCAGACGAGATGCCCGGCTGCCCGGCGATCTGGACAGTGTCCGAGTACGACAAGTCCCTTCCGCGGCACGAGCAGGGACCGGCGCTGCACGCGGGTCCACGACTCGGTCGGGCGATGGCCTACCAGGTGCCCTACCGGTTCGGTTTCCGCATCGTCGAACGCTGGCAGTTCAATTTCGCACAGGTCACCAAGTCGATTCGTTGA
- a CDS encoding alpha/beta fold hydrolase, translated as MPAPAESLTMRLRNGRSVCYAQYGASDGDVVVNAHGGLACRLDVAAADTAARVAGVRLISPDRPGIGGSDPQPGRTLLDWTADVADLMDQLGVGRFAAMGWSMGGQYAAALAWALPDRMRRVAIVAGALPLTEPGVFARLPAFDRIYTRLSQRAPWLVTPCFAAMALAARRAPALYGRLAAGQLGAADAAVLRDEGYDEFARMSAEALRRPGGVAEDYRAWMRPWGFTPEQISVPTDVWGGQQDELVDHAWPPELARRIPGATLHERPGGHFLAHLYYPDIFASLLGAG; from the coding sequence ATGCCCGCACCTGCCGAGAGCCTCACCATGCGACTGCGTAACGGGCGGTCGGTGTGTTACGCGCAGTACGGCGCGTCCGACGGCGATGTCGTCGTCAACGCCCACGGCGGACTGGCCTGCCGGCTGGATGTGGCCGCCGCGGACACCGCCGCCCGCGTCGCCGGCGTCCGCCTGATCTCGCCGGATCGGCCTGGAATCGGTGGATCCGACCCACAGCCCGGCCGCACGCTCCTGGACTGGACCGCCGACGTGGCCGACCTGATGGACCAGCTCGGCGTCGGGCGATTCGCCGCGATGGGCTGGTCGATGGGCGGCCAGTACGCGGCCGCGCTCGCCTGGGCCTTACCCGACCGGATGCGGCGGGTGGCGATCGTCGCCGGGGCGCTGCCGCTGACCGAGCCCGGAGTGTTCGCGCGACTGCCGGCGTTCGACCGGATCTACACTCGGCTGTCGCAACGCGCGCCGTGGCTGGTCACACCGTGCTTCGCCGCGATGGCGCTGGCCGCGCGACGGGCGCCCGCGCTATACGGGCGCCTCGCCGCCGGCCAGCTGGGTGCGGCGGATGCCGCCGTGTTGCGCGACGAGGGCTACGACGAGTTCGCCCGGATGTCCGCCGAAGCCCTGCGCCGACCCGGCGGCGTCGCCGAGGACTACCGGGCCTGGATGCGGCCGTGGGGGTTCACTCCCGAGCAGATCTCCGTCCCGACCGACGTCTGGGGCGGTCAGCAAGACGAGCTGGTCGACCACGCCTGGCCGCCCGAGCTGGCCCGCCGCATTCCCGGCGCGACCCTGCACGAGCGACCCGGCGGGCACTTCCTGGCTCACCTCTACTACCCGGACATCTTCGCGAGCTTGCTCGGCGCCGGTTGA
- a CDS encoding universal stress protein, whose protein sequence is MGGYKTVVVGTDGSDSSLRAVDRAGYLASEPGSKVVVATAYFPANEDTRAADLLKDEGYKMAGNAPIYAILREARDRAKAAGAAEVEERAVVGAPVDALVELAEEVSADLLIVGNVGLSTIAGRLLGSVPANVARRSKCDVLIVHTTG, encoded by the coding sequence ATGGGCGGTTACAAGACCGTGGTCGTCGGCACGGACGGCTCGGATTCATCGCTGCGTGCAGTCGACCGGGCGGGTTACCTCGCCTCCGAACCTGGCTCCAAAGTCGTTGTGGCGACCGCCTATTTCCCGGCCAATGAGGACACCCGCGCAGCCGACCTGCTGAAGGACGAGGGCTACAAGATGGCGGGCAATGCCCCCATCTACGCCATCCTGCGCGAGGCACGCGACCGTGCAAAGGCGGCAGGCGCCGCCGAAGTCGAAGAGCGCGCTGTCGTCGGCGCCCCGGTTGACGCCCTGGTGGAGTTGGCCGAAGAGGTCAGCGCCGATCTCCTGATCGTCGGCAACGTCGGCTTGAGCACGATCGCCGGTCGCCTCCTGGGCTCGGTGCCGGCCAACGTCGCACGCCGGTCCAAGTGCGACGTGCTGATCGTTCACACCACCGGTTAG
- a CDS encoding DUF2752 domain-containing protein, translating into MTSTEVGQAATGRLARLGPPLAVGALAAGACTAIWIGDPTTPGGIFPVCPTKALLGVDCPGCGTLRMIYSLLHGDLLAAIRFNALALVAFGFLAVAYGTWTYGRLTGRQLTGWQHHRWAPFIALGLVSAWFVVRNLPFAPFTALRD; encoded by the coding sequence GTGACATCGACAGAGGTTGGGCAGGCGGCCACCGGCCGCCTCGCCCGCCTCGGCCCGCCGCTGGCCGTAGGTGCGCTCGCGGCGGGCGCTTGTACTGCCATATGGATCGGTGACCCCACCACCCCCGGTGGCATCTTTCCGGTCTGCCCGACGAAAGCCCTTCTGGGCGTTGATTGTCCGGGCTGCGGCACCCTTCGGATGATCTACTCGCTGCTGCACGGCGACCTGCTGGCGGCGATCCGGTTCAACGCGCTGGCCTTGGTCGCGTTCGGCTTCCTGGCCGTTGCGTACGGAACCTGGACCTACGGCCGCCTCACCGGGCGTCAGCTCACCGGATGGCAACACCATCGGTGGGCCCCGTTCATCGCACTCGGGCTGGTGTCGGCCTGGTTCGTCGTGCGCAACCTGCCCTTCGCACCGTTCACCGCACTGCGCGACTGA
- a CDS encoding magnesium transporter CorA family protein — MTYCRTRLWVDGVLTAEDFPLQETSDHLGERNALVWVDMCNPDHDVLCELAQELGFDQHAIEDTVAHAERTKATRYATHTFLTVYATALAPPLANDLESRLLLARVSIFVLPAGIVTVRHELDAQKPVFDIDEVVRRWDENADLLKMGPPALLHGLLDVIVDGQFDTIQQLDDAIEALEDGLFDDRAVTRTIQRSTYRLRKELVELRRVVLPMREVINTIMRRRAEHADTVALDSWYSDLYDHVIRAAEWTESLRDMITTVFETNLSLQDARLNTIMKKLTGWAAIIAVPTAVTGWYGQNVPYPGFQSVAGLVSSAVIIVLVSGLLYVTFKRRGWL, encoded by the coding sequence ATGACCTACTGCCGAACCCGACTGTGGGTCGATGGCGTACTGACGGCGGAGGATTTCCCCCTCCAAGAGACCTCAGACCATCTTGGCGAGCGCAACGCGCTGGTCTGGGTGGACATGTGCAATCCGGATCACGACGTGTTGTGCGAGCTTGCCCAAGAGCTCGGCTTCGACCAGCACGCGATCGAGGACACGGTGGCCCATGCCGAGCGCACGAAGGCGACTCGGTATGCGACGCATACGTTTCTGACGGTGTACGCCACTGCGTTGGCCCCGCCGCTGGCCAACGATCTGGAGTCGCGTCTGCTGCTGGCCCGGGTGTCCATTTTCGTGTTGCCCGCGGGGATCGTCACCGTGCGGCACGAGTTGGACGCGCAGAAGCCGGTTTTCGACATCGACGAGGTGGTCCGGCGCTGGGACGAGAACGCCGATCTGCTGAAGATGGGTCCGCCGGCGTTGCTGCACGGCTTGCTCGATGTGATCGTCGATGGACAGTTCGACACCATCCAGCAGCTCGACGACGCGATCGAGGCCCTCGAGGACGGGTTGTTCGACGACAGGGCGGTGACCCGCACGATCCAGCGCTCGACGTACCGGCTTCGTAAAGAGCTCGTGGAGTTGCGCCGGGTCGTGCTGCCCATGCGCGAAGTGATCAACACGATCATGCGCCGCCGTGCCGAGCACGCCGACACCGTCGCGCTCGACAGCTGGTACTCCGATCTCTACGACCACGTCATTCGCGCCGCGGAGTGGACGGAGTCGTTGCGCGACATGATCACCACGGTGTTCGAGACGAATCTGTCGCTGCAGGACGCGCGCCTCAACACGATCATGAAGAAGCTCACCGGTTGGGCAGCGATCATCGCGGTGCCCACCGCGGTCACCGGATGGTACGGACAGAACGTCCCGTATCCGGGCTTTCAGAGTGTGGCCGGGTTGGTGTCCAGCGCGGTGATCATCGTGTTGGTCTCGGGGCTTCTCTACGTCACCTTCAAACGACGCGGCTGGCTCTGA